The DNA region ATTGTATGGCTTCGAGGATTTCTTGAAAAAGAGCAAGAATCCGCCAAGAGATCAAATGCCGATGTTTTATGATTGTCGGAGACTTTCCTGGACACTTTAGCAGTCAGCCTAGGGTGGCTAAGCTCGGACTCGGACTCcaatgaagaaggatgaaggATGCTGAACCCTGTCGATTTGCGCCTCGCTCTAAACCTATTGGTCCTTAGGACCGTTACATGTCCTATAAATAAGCTTCAAAGCGTTTCACCATTGCTCGCACTGGTGCAGATCATGCCACGGGCATCGGCGAAGTGCTCACATGGTTGTTTAAATAGTTGAGAGGGCTGCCATGATCTCAGCCCTAATTCCTAATAAGCATCAATCTGACCAACTCAAAAAACAATTGTGTATCCCAGTCCGAGAGCTCTATGTTGTGAGTCCGAGACTGTGATGAACCAAGGGCGTAGTAAGCTCAAACATTGAAGCGAGGGCCATCTGAATTGATACAAAGAAAATGTTTATGACTATATTACGAAATCAAATTACTTAGGCAGCCTCAGAAATATTATGTTCTTCCATATTAACTTACCCTAGACAGCCATGATTTCTAGTTGGCATTAACAGCGACCCTAAAAGAGACCATCAGGGACAACAAcaaaatatataattatcaATAAataatagttattatttaattCCGATATTATAGGCAATACCCAAAGATTCTCATCTCTACTCCTCCGATGTTATGTCCATCGTCTTGTCTGTTTCATTCCCCACCTCCTGACTCTACTTCACCGAATCCCACCTAATTACCAGGATAAGGATTATACCCTCCCGTCATTCTGTTCAAGTCAGACATTGAGCCCATTGATGAATTCAGACTTCTATAGGCCTGGGTTTGTTGCTGCATCGGGGTGAAAGAGCGTTGAGACTGGCGGTGATACTGAAGGGGCGTAGACTGTGCATGGCTCTGCCGATGATATTGAACTGGCGTCAATGACGCAGTAGAGCGGCGCTGATGCTGGATGGGTGGGGATGGCAGCGTTTCGGTAACTTGGTGGATTCTTTCTGTGGTAGACTGCAGGGGAATGCTTGTCGATTCGTCATAGCTGTCAAAGATCTCAGGGCCCTTGGACGGCAAGATCACACGCCCTGGATGAAAGACATTAAAGAGCGCCGTAGTAATACACATCAATGCAGCATCAAAGACGTAGATGTATATTTCGGTCGATTGAAGCGGCCCATTCGCTCCTGTGATGTACTCGACAATGCGGAAGATCGATCggaccatgatgaagccgCTCGCAACGTAGAGAACGAGGATGAGTCGCTTCCACGGAGTCGTGACAGACAGGCTTTTCCGGGTCGGGTTTTTGTTGATGCGGCGGTGGAAGACATGTAGAACGGTGATGAAGAATGCGAAGAAGTAGAGCTGAACTGCGAGGCCGAAAATGATGATGTTCTGGCCTCTCTTCTGATCTGCTGCTGATTTGGCCTGGGATAACATGCCACCACCTAGGCATGCTTAGCACGATCACTACGAACAGAGACGAAGCAATTATACATACCCCCAGATTGAGCCAGGAAAGAAATGACGTCGCCGATCACAAACACTTTTGTCAAGTTCTGGATCGGTACCAGCGAGTAGAAGTCGGCATCAAGGAACACGATGAGGCGTCCCAGCGTCATGTAGATGGATGCTGCGAGCATTGTCGGACCGAGTAGTAGCAAAAGACTCTGCATCGCGTAGGGCATGACAGCCCAGTCGGGGGTTTGCTTCGCGGATATCGCACGTCCGGCATAACCGATTGCTTCGACTTTGGTGACGAGGTTAGCTCGTCAGTTGGGGTCAGGTACTTGGGCCACTAACAGACACATCCAATAAAGAAcgggatgaagaagaaggtcttgGAGCGAGCGAGCTGATAAAGGTGGCCGAGTGCGGAGGCGGAAAAGAGAGCTATGAAGATGACTGCGGCAATAAATGAGGGATCATAATGGTAGAGCTTGAACTCTGTCATGGTGAAGATGTTAATTACAAGACAAAAAGAAAGAGGGCAGCAAAGAAAGACAGGGGTAGAGATGATTAAGAATTGGCATTCAGGTAAGAAGATGCCAAGgttaaatattaaaagacCTTCAAGCGGGTGCCAGTCGCGGGCGATTTGGCAGAACGAGACCCCTGGTTTAGGGCTACGGAAGCCTGAGAGCACCAATGCACGATCTCTCGTACTTGAAGCCCTCTATACGATAAAATACGTACTATTATTAACTATCGGATGCCGGCTCACCCGAATATCTCCAAGCTTTCTGCTTTGCAATCTGAGAAATTGACATGATGAGGACGAAAGCCCCGGAGTTTTGAGCTTACCTCCATCCGAGCTCAGATCGATGGACCCACCCGTATTTTTTACGAGTGGGTCATTGCAAATCGGGGCCTGTTTAGGCTGCCTCAAATACGGGTCGATTTCCCCTTTTATCCTTCGCATGCACGTCTCCTTGGCCCCGAGCCATCCGCCTAGAAACCGAAACCGAAACCGAAACATCTTTCGGATCAGAGAGCTCCATAACTTGACTGATCTGTTTTTTCTTATCATCGATGACGAGGCCATCGGCCACAATAACAAAGAAAATAACCGGGGTGTTTTTTCCAAGGTCCAGTCATGCAACGCTGCAGACACAAAAAGTCTCGAAAAGGCTGTCTCGAATGCAAGCGACGACACATCCGGGTTCGTTACCTTCCATATAATCTTTTGATACATCTTTTGACACATGAAGCTAGTGTGATGAGGGAAGACCTATCTGCGCAAATTGCATTAGTGCCCGGCGGAAATGCGAGTACCGCAAGCCCGTCGCTTCGGTAGGTGACGTTTCCCTTGTCAAGCTTGCCAAGAGTGGTCATCGCGCCCGCTTGTCACTCTCTTGTCTCTTTAGCTGACAATTGGACCCTAGGACCAGGATGTTACATCAAGGCTCCCCCCACTGGCCACCTTGGGCCTCAGTCCAGGCTCTGGCGTGGCTAACCTCAATATGCATCAACTAGAGCTTCTGGTTCATTTCTCTTTCGCCATATACGTTCCAGAACTTGAGGAAGACCATGATGCGACCAAATTGGTTCTAGAAGCAGCTCTCAATGCCGAGTACCTGATGCTTGAGGTGTTGGCACTATCAGCTCGGCACCTGTCGACAATCCGTCCAGACAAGGCAGCCTGGTATCTTGACCTGGCCTTTGAGTTGCAAACGAAGGCTATCCAACTATTCAACACAAATGCTACCCAAGATGAATCTGTGCAAAAGCTTCTATTCTCATCTATTCTTGGCCGCCACATTCTCGTTGATACGCTTGTCAGCCGTGATCTTGAGTTCGACCAGTTTCTCGACCGCTTCATACAAGGCATGCGCGTCCACCGGGGTACAAAAGCAGTAACGGCGGCCTATGAGTGGGAACCTCTCCTTAACTCGAAGATTGGCTCCTTGATAACAAAGGGCATCGATCCTCTTGGTTTTCACGACCCAGGTTCCCTTCGCCCACATCTTGAGTCACTGATATCCCAGGCAACTCGACTTGACGCAGATGGCAAGCTTGCATGTGACAAAGCCCTACGGATGATAGAGGGCGCCTTAGATGATCTTGAATCTCCGGAGAGGAACACATTCGGCCTTCGGATGATATTTGTCTGGCCCATCTTACTACCTGAGGGCTTTATCAGCCTTCTGCAACAGCGCGTCCCTGAAGCGATCGCCATTCTCGGTCGCTATGCTATTCTTCTACAAGCAGGACGAAGATTATGGCAAATCAAGGACGCTGGAGAATACCTATTAAACCTGGTTTCTGCATTCCTGGGTCCTGGGTGGGAAATGTGGCTGTGAGGAGTTGTATTGAGAGCAGATAAAGGTAAATATTGCTCGTGTCCTTGGTGGGACTGGCGGCCCTGGCCTTGCCGTGTATGAACGAAAGATATGCTATGGCCTGATAGTTTGGGACGAATTAGTTGGAGAGACCCTTCATTACTAATATGAAATGCGAGATCTGATATCAATTGCGATATTTTCAACTCAACCCCGCTAAGGCTGACGCTCAGCAACCACACCATTGACAGGTCGCACTTAAGAAGTCAATTCGAAGATGATGGAGCTACATTCTCACGGCGTTGACCACGACTTCGAGCTCGAGCTGATGCTGCGCTTCCCTCGGGACATGTCGAAGCCTGAGCGGTTCAGCGCGAACTTACCAACAACATGGCCATCCTTCGTTCTCCCGCAAGGTCTCGAAGATTGGGAGCATGACAGTGATGATGAAATTGCCAAGAGAGTCCTGACTGATACCAATTCGCTAGACCTTGAAGCTCGATATCTGTACTTTCGAGTGCTCCGAACGTGGCTGCTGAATTGCGACGAAAACCATGATGAGTGTCGATTGCGACAATCTGGGCGTGGATTCTGGCCGACGAGAGCCATCTACGTTGGAGACCACCCCAGCGTGAGGCTCGTCGAAGAACCGGACGACGAAAAAGACTATATTGTACTGTCACACTGCTGGGGTAAGCCGACGGAAGAAGAACGGAAGCACTTCTGTACCACTCCCCAGAATTATCACCATCGCTTGGACGGATTTTGCTTTGATGACCTGCCCAAGACGTTTCAGGACGCGATCATGGTATCGCGAGAGCTTGGGAAGAAATATATCTGGATTGATGCCctctgcatcatccaagGTCCCGGCGGTGACTGGCAAAGCGAAGCTGGGAGGATGGAGCACGTCTTTGCCAACGCCTACTGCACCGTCGCTGCAAACTCGGCCAAAGGGTGGAAGGACGGTTTCCTGGAGTCAGGCCTCTGGGATCAAATCAACCCAGAAAGCACGGAATGCGAATGTTTGTTTGATTCAGAAGTTAGTGAGGCACCCTTGATGCAGAGAGCCTGGGTTCTCCAGGAACGGGTGTTATCACGGCGAATCATTCATTTTACCTCGGGGGTTTCGAATGCAAGACCTGGGCATACATATTGGGAATGTGGCGGTGGGATCCGCTGCCAGCAGTTTTCAAAGCTGAGCCCGTGAGTTTGCAATGTGAATACCgagtcgaggatgaagtcAGGTGTTGACATGACTCTAGGCCCATCTACAAAGACACATTTATTCGTGACCCCTACTTCCCAGCGCGGCTCAAGGACGCATCATATTTTCGCGCTCTTGATTTTATGCAATCCCTTTTTCGGGAATACTCACTAGCCGGGCTCACATACAAGTCCGACAGAGACACGGCCATATTAAGCCTGCTCAATCGCATCAGCCATGAACTTGACACAGAGGTAAGATATGGCGTTATTCGCTGTTTTCTGGGTAGTCTGCTCTTGTGGAAGCGAACTGCCGAGGAACTGACACCCTCGATCGACTTTGGGCAACGGGCCGTGCCGTCATGGTCCTGGATGGCGTACGACGGAAGCATCGAGTTCATCATCATGTATGATTACGAGCTGAGGATACCTCGCGACACGGACCTTGGATTCGCTCAAGATGGGGAAGAACTGAACGTCAAAGTCCGGCGATTTGAAAATTGCCAACTAGGCGCAGCCAAGCGAGGTGGTGGATATTCTATCTGCGATGGAAACGAGAAGATTGGGTCACTATGGTTGGACATGAAGGACCGCATCGAGTTCAGGCACTGTGTCGTCATTGGGGCTGGTGATACAAGGCCCCGTCAGAAACAGCTCTACGTCCTAGTGGTTCAGGAGGAGCCAGGCAAAGGAAGATACAAGAGGTTGGGAGTTGGCATTTTGGGTGATGGTTATGTGTCCGTGGAGAGTGAGCCTGGACGACTTGTGTGATGGCGAATCAGAACATTTTTGGGGGGATTAGTCAAGCTGTAAGTTCGGATTAACTATTCACCCGCCCTCGTAAACCTTTCCTCTTTTGGATGTTTACGAGTTGCCGTATTTCGGTTTCCAAGGGATTAAACAGATGCCTAGAATATTTTAGAGGTAAATCAAGGGGAATGGACTGATTTGTTGTTATATAAAGCTGTTCTCCGCGACATTTAGGACTCTTCTCACTTGAATACTCAAaatcatcctcatcacatTTTCTTTACAGACTTCCCAACATGACCACCACCTCCCCCAAGGCTAAAGCCATCAACGTGTTTGCACGATGGCGGCCACTCGCATCAGATGAGACCAAGTCGGGCGAGATGCGGCACAGCAAACAGCCAGACTCCAAAGGATTTTCTTCTGTCTCTATCAAACCTCAAGCATCGTCCAAAGATCGCCCATGGACGAGTCCCTCAGCGTTCCATACCATCTTTGGTCCCGAAGACCACAACTCCGAGGTATACGACACTGTTGTGGTGCCCAACATCTGCAAGGTTCTCGCTGGTGAAAGGTGCAGCTTCTTCGCGTATGGACATTCGGGTAGTGGAAAGACACACACCATTCTCGGTTACGATTTTGAGCACAGCCGGGAGCTTGGGCTGTGTCTTGCTGCCGCCAAGCAACTATTTGCAGAGATCGAGCGCCTTCAGATGGAGAACAAAGAGCAAGAGCTAGGTATCGGATTCAGCTTGTTTGAACTGCGCCAGAAGTCAGCGTTTGATCTTCTTAACAACAGGTCTGAATGCCATGTCAGACAAGGTCCTGACGGGAAAGTCCACATCCGCGGCGAGACCGAGATGCTGGAAGGAGGCAAAGTCCGGGTTCAACCCATTGTTCAGCGGCCATGCTGGAAATTCGAGACCTTCCAACAAGAGCTTGTCCACGCCCTTGGTCAGCGTGCAACGGGCTCTTCGAGCGTGCACGACCAAAGCTCCAGGACTCACGCTGTGCTGGAACTAGAGATTGTCAGCCAGCCCTTGATTGATGCGAGAATGGCTTTGGTCGATCGCCAGTCTGAGCTTGTGCCCGTGGGAAAGCGCGCCATAGACGTCAGCATCGAGGAGGATATGAAGAGCGTCATTCAGACGAAAGATGGAGGGTGGGCACCCAACCCCGACTACCAGAAGGACGAAGCTCGCATCAAAGcagtcgaggatgagaaggccCTATTTGAGGGTCGTGTCGCAGCCGCGGAAGAGCAGATCCAAGCGATCCTCAAATTCAGCCCCTCTCTGTGTTTGGGGGCGAAGATGGTGTTTGTCGATCTCGCCGGCGCCGAATACTCGGAAGACAATGCCGCCCGGATGCGGAAATTGAAGCAGAGTCCCCAAGaacgccaagaaggccgacaAATCAACAGCGACTTGCTAGCATTGAAGGAGGTGATGAGGGCTTGGTCCAAGGGGTCTAACAGAATACCGTTCAGATcttcgactttgacgatggTGTTGCGGGAGCATTTTATTGCTACGGGGAGCTCTGCCATTATTGTGACGCTGTCGCCTGCGCAGGGTCAGTATGCTGCGACCCTCAACTCGCTGAGATATGCGAGCTTGGTCGGAGCTCCTGGTGCTTGATGCtgtcatgcaagtgtcacaaaTCAAGGGAGGTTATTGTGACTGTTACCTAGTCAAGCGAGATGTGTTTGGAGAATAAGAGTGAAGTTCATTGGAGATGCCATGTCATCGTATCCTTTATTGTGTCTTGTAAATAGGTAGTTGCGAACAGACTCGACTCTGTTCCCAGCAATTCCCAGGTGTGCCGACCGCGGCCCGTGTCGGAGCCGACTCGGCAGTCTTGTTTCTTGTATCGTCTCAAGATTACCAATACTGTCAAGACCTATGATTAGAACTTAAAAGGATGTTTAACCAAGGTAGATAGAAAGGTACCATGATATTCCGTGTTGTACCTATCTTGCCGGGCCGAGCGGCGCTGCTAATAGGTACTCCCACCTCGATCGTGTTCTGGTCTGACCTTTTTCTGGCGCCTAACTAGGCACTCACGTCATAGACTCGATACTCGGTTCCAAAGATAACGTTAAAAATGAATAACTAGGAGCGGAGAATAATTGACGGTGGAGGGATTAACGTATCTTGCAACCCTTGAATCCGACCGAGAATTGCTTACAAACCACCAGGCGGTTAATCCTAACTCATTGGCCTATTTAGCATCGAACAGGCCCATGTTAAACACAGCTCCATACCGTCTTGTCAGGTCAAATACACGGGCAACAATAATGCCTCACAACGTTCTTCTAACCGGTGCCTCTGGCTACCTCGGCGGAGACCTCCTAGCAGGGATCTCGGAAGCAAATCTGCCACCTTTTGGAACCCTCTACGCTCTTGTTCGCACCCCCGAGCAAGCCAAAGCTGTTGAGCAACATGGCGCAAAGCCTTTAACCTTTGACGTCAAGAATGAGGTTTCTGTTCGTGGTGCAGTTGTGGAGAATGACATTACCATCGTTTTCTTCTTGATTAACGCTACCTCTGCTGTCTCTCAGGAGCTATTT from Fusarium keratoplasticum isolate Fu6.1 chromosome 12, whole genome shotgun sequence includes:
- a CDS encoding HET domain-containing protein gives rise to the protein MMELHSHGVDHDFELELMLRFPRDMSKPERFSANLPTTWPSFVLPQGLEDWEHDSDDEIAKRVLTDTNSLDLEARYLYFRVLRTWLLNCDENHDECRLRQSGRGFWPTRAIYVGDHPSVRLVEEPDDEKDYIVLSHCWGKPTEEERKHFCTTPQNYHHRLDGFCFDDLPKTFQDAIMVSRELGKKYIWIDALCIIQGPGGDWQSEAGRMEHVFANAYCTVAANSAKGWKDGFLESGLWDQINPESTECECLFDSEVSEAPLMQRAWVLQERVLSRRIIHFTSGVSNARPGHTYWECGGGIRCQQFSKLSPPIYKDTFIRDPYFPARLKDASYFRALDFMQSLFREYSLAGLTYKSDRDTAILSLLNRISHELDTEVRYGVIRCFLGSLLLWKRTAEELTPSIDFGQRAVPSWSWMAYDGSIEFIIMYDYELRIPRDTDLGFAQDGEELNVKVRRFENCQLGAAKRGGGYSICDGNEKIGSLWLDMKDRIEFRHCVVIGAGDTRPRQKQLYVLVVQEEPGKGRYKRLGVGILGDGYVSVESEPGRLV
- a CDS encoding Kinesin-like protein; the encoded protein is MTTTSPKAKAINVFARWRPLASDETKSGEMRHSKQPDSKGFSSVSIKPQASSKDRPWTSPSAFHTIFGPEDHNSEVYDTVVVPNICKVLAGERCSFFAYGHSGSGKTHTILGYDFEHSRELGLCLAAAKQLFAEIERLQMENKEQELGIGFSLFELRQKSAFDLLNNRSECHVRQGPDGKVHIRGETEMLEGGKVRVQPIVQRPCWKFETFQQELVHALGQRATGSSSVHDQSSRTHAVLELEIVSQPLIDARMALVDRQSELVPVGKRAIDVSIEEDMKSVIQTKDGGWAPNPDYQKDEARIKAVEDEKALFEGRVAAAEEQIQAILKFSPSLCLGAKMVFVDLAGAEYSEDNAARMRKLKQSPQERQEGRQINSDLLALKEVMRAWSKGSNRIPFRSSTLTMVLREHFIATGSSAIIVTLSPAQGQYAATLNSLRYASLVGAPGA